One window from the genome of Nitrospira defluvii encodes:
- a CDS encoding sigma-54 interaction domain-containing protein, protein MSTERPEAAQPLHALEADAVLRAILQGTATETGHDFFAALVRNLADVLGTHGAWVTEYFPESRRLRALAFWMDGQWVKDYEVDIAGTPCERVIDSATLVHFPDRILEIYPQEEELRQAGAVSYMGVPLKDHNGAILGHMAVIDRRPIPEEPRIHAIFQIFAARAAAELRRLRAEAEVRDREETVGRLLGSAMDAIIELDDQLRITRVNPATERVFRCGGSRMIGQDFRRFMSDEDARRVSDLITELDTRPEGERSLWIPGGLTARCPEGGSFPAEATLSRFELRRRTATTVILRNVRDRIEAEHKIRSLTVETELLREELQSRHPGTLIGESPALRRVLDDIAQVAPTDATVLIVGETGTGKELVARAIHQASQRRERPFVIVNCAAIPATLMESELFGHEPGAFTGATKKREGRFALADRGTIFLDEIGELPLDLQAKLLRVLQEGEFDPVGSSHTKKVNVRVLAATNRDLPTSIKEGQFRADLYYRLNVFPLTLPPLRERGDDIVHLASAFAQRCARTMGRTLAPLTADCAGRLMRYGWPGNVRELQNVMERAVITAVDGTLNLDRALPEVPPSEAPPASSGRQDPSGILTAEEFESLERTNILRALEETGWIVAGEKGAAKRLGLNPSTLASRMKALGIRKPR, encoded by the coding sequence ATGTCGACCGAGCGTCCAGAAGCCGCCCAACCGCTCCATGCCTTGGAAGCCGACGCCGTCTTGCGCGCCATTTTGCAGGGCACGGCGACGGAGACCGGCCACGACTTTTTTGCCGCCCTGGTCCGCAATCTCGCTGACGTCTTGGGGACCCACGGAGCCTGGGTGACGGAATATTTTCCGGAATCCCGCCGCCTGCGCGCCCTGGCCTTTTGGATGGACGGCCAGTGGGTGAAGGATTACGAAGTCGACATCGCAGGCACGCCTTGCGAGCGGGTGATCGACAGCGCCACCCTGGTCCATTTCCCCGACCGCATTCTGGAGATCTATCCGCAGGAAGAGGAGTTGCGACAGGCCGGGGCCGTCAGCTACATGGGCGTGCCGCTCAAGGACCACAACGGCGCCATCCTGGGACACATGGCCGTCATCGACCGCCGCCCCATTCCCGAAGAACCGCGCATCCATGCCATCTTTCAGATCTTCGCCGCGCGGGCGGCCGCCGAACTGCGGCGCCTGCGGGCCGAGGCCGAGGTGCGGGACCGGGAGGAAACCGTGGGGCGCCTCCTTGGAAGCGCGATGGACGCCATCATCGAGTTGGACGATCAACTGCGGATCACCCGCGTCAATCCAGCCACCGAACGGGTGTTTCGTTGCGGCGGGTCCCGGATGATCGGCCAGGACTTCCGACGGTTCATGAGCGACGAGGACGCCCGGCGCGTGAGCGACTTGATCACCGAACTGGACACCCGCCCTGAAGGAGAACGGTCTCTCTGGATCCCTGGCGGCCTCACGGCCCGTTGTCCCGAAGGCGGCTCCTTTCCCGCCGAGGCTACGCTCTCCCGGTTCGAGTTGCGCCGCCGTACCGCCACGACCGTGATCCTCCGCAACGTGCGCGACCGGATCGAGGCTGAACACAAGATCCGCTCGTTGACCGTGGAGACCGAACTCCTGCGCGAAGAACTCCAGTCACGTCACCCAGGCACGCTGATCGGGGAAAGTCCGGCCCTTCGCCGGGTACTGGACGACATCGCGCAGGTCGCGCCGACGGACGCCACGGTCTTGATCGTCGGCGAAACCGGCACCGGCAAGGAGTTAGTTGCACGCGCGATTCACCAAGCCAGCCAGCGACGCGAGCGTCCGTTCGTGATCGTCAATTGCGCGGCGATTCCCGCCACGTTGATGGAGAGCGAATTGTTCGGCCACGAACCAGGCGCATTCACCGGCGCGACCAAGAAACGGGAGGGCCGGTTTGCCCTGGCCGACCGGGGCACCATCTTCCTCGACGAGATCGGGGAACTGCCGCTGGACCTTCAAGCCAAGTTACTCCGTGTCCTGCAAGAAGGCGAATTCGACCCTGTGGGCAGCTCCCACACCAAGAAAGTGAATGTGCGGGTCCTGGCCGCCACCAATCGTGACCTCCCGACATCCATCAAGGAAGGACAGTTTCGCGCAGATCTCTATTATCGATTGAACGTCTTCCCCCTCACCCTGCCGCCGTTGCGCGAGCGCGGTGACGATATCGTGCATCTCGCCTCGGCCTTCGCCCAACGCTGTGCCCGCACCATGGGTCGCACGCTCGCCCCCTTGACCGCCGACTGCGCCGGACGCCTCATGCGGTACGGCTGGCCCGGCAATGTGCGTGAGCTGCAGAACGTGATGGAACGTGCCGTGATCACCGCCGTCGACGGCACGCTGAACCTGGATCGTGCCCTCCCCGAAGTGCCCCCATCAGAGGCACCACCCGCATCGAGCGGACGCCAAGACCCCTCCGGAATTCTCACTGCCGAAGAATTTGAATCGCTGGAGAGAACGAACATCCTGCGCGCCCTGGAGGAGACCGGATGGATCGTCGCCGGCGAGAAGGGCGCGGCGAAACGCCTCGGGCTCAATCCCTCGACCTTGGCCTCCCGCATGAAGGCCTTGGGCATCCGCAAACCTCGCTGA
- a CDS encoding OsmC family protein, with protein sequence MSPTTITGTVNGVDVDRMGATAQAVQQQPSLAHFRFRAKNQWINGGHNRSTIKSFYGAGQEDGGRTKPFVLDADEPPVLLGEDHGANPAEYLLHALAACLTTSMVYHAAARGIHIESLESTLEGDVDLQGFLGLSDQVRPGYQAIRVTFTVQSDASPEQLRELAKFSPIHDTITNPVPVTIHVQAK encoded by the coding sequence ATGTCACCAACAACAATCACCGGAACCGTGAACGGCGTGGATGTCGACCGAATGGGGGCGACCGCACAGGCGGTGCAACAACAACCGAGCCTGGCACACTTCCGGTTCCGCGCGAAGAACCAGTGGATCAACGGCGGCCACAACCGCTCGACGATCAAGAGCTTCTACGGCGCAGGGCAGGAGGACGGCGGGCGCACCAAGCCGTTCGTGCTCGATGCGGACGAGCCGCCCGTGCTCTTGGGCGAGGACCATGGAGCCAACCCGGCAGAGTATCTGCTGCACGCGCTGGCCGCTTGTCTGACCACGTCCATGGTCTACCATGCCGCCGCGCGCGGCATTCACATTGAGTCGCTGGAATCGACGTTGGAAGGGGATGTGGATCTCCAGGGCTTTCTCGGCCTGTCCGACCAAGTTCGCCCCGGGTATCAAGCCATTCGGGTCACGTTCACCGTCCAGTCGGACGCGAGCCCCGAACAGTTGCGGGAGTTGGCAAAATTCTCACCGATTCACGACACGATTACGAACCCGGTGCCGGTCACGATTCACGTGCAGGCGAAGTGA
- a CDS encoding DEAD/DEAH box helicase, producing MKHTTTPSPTEPAAKGFSPGFAALGLEASLLTTLEALGYEEPTPIQREAIPPLLEGRDLLGQAATGTGKTAAFALPLLQRIAHGPRQRPTALVLVPTRELAVQVSEAVQRYGKELRISVLALYGGQAMGPQLQALRRGVEVIVATPGRALDHLRRKTLKLADLQVVVLDEADEMLDMGFADDLDAILEETPATKQTALFSATMPPRIASIARRHLKNPVEVTIAREPVKAGAAPRVQQTAYVVARQHKVSALARVLDIAMPKSALVFCRTRLEVDEVTAALNSRGYRSEAIHGGMSQVQRDRVMQAFRSGQTELLVATDVAARGLDIPSVSHVINYDLPSSLEVYVHRIGRTGRAGREGAAMTIVEPREQRLLRAVEQHTKARITIAAVPSLGDLLAKRLERTKSSIQETLEAGGLEDFRRVVDALSASADPADIAAAAIKLVYRSHGGDREEEEIPAVQMRAPEPYRTSRPPYGSAPQSGDRGRAPRGGPGRGRAAGAVRVYIGAGRAMGIRPGDLVGAIANEAGVPSRLIGAIEVEERFSIVDVQEEAARQVIDALSRTRIKGQKVAVRLFRD from the coding sequence ATGAAACACACCACGACGCCATCGCCGACAGAGCCGGCCGCCAAGGGATTTTCTCCCGGGTTTGCCGCGCTCGGATTAGAAGCCTCGCTGTTGACCACCCTTGAAGCCCTGGGCTACGAAGAGCCCACCCCGATTCAACGTGAAGCGATTCCCCCCTTGTTGGAGGGGAGGGACCTGCTGGGGCAGGCCGCCACCGGAACCGGAAAAACAGCGGCGTTTGCCTTGCCGCTCCTGCAGCGAATTGCCCACGGGCCACGGCAGCGCCCCACGGCGCTCGTGTTGGTGCCGACGCGGGAACTGGCGGTGCAGGTCAGCGAAGCGGTGCAGCGGTACGGCAAGGAGCTGCGGATCTCCGTGCTGGCGCTTTACGGTGGCCAGGCGATGGGTCCGCAATTGCAGGCGCTCCGGCGCGGGGTGGAGGTCATTGTCGCGACGCCCGGCCGGGCGTTGGACCACCTCCGTCGCAAGACCTTGAAGCTGGCTGATCTGCAGGTCGTGGTGTTGGATGAGGCAGACGAGATGCTCGATATGGGCTTCGCCGACGACCTCGACGCCATTCTTGAGGAAACCCCGGCGACGAAACAAACTGCGTTGTTTTCGGCGACCATGCCGCCTCGGATTGCATCCATTGCCCGCCGGCATCTGAAAAATCCCGTCGAAGTCACGATTGCACGGGAGCCGGTGAAAGCCGGTGCCGCCCCGCGCGTGCAACAGACCGCCTATGTGGTCGCTCGTCAGCACAAGGTGTCGGCGCTTGCTCGCGTGTTGGACATTGCCATGCCCAAGTCGGCCCTCGTGTTTTGTCGCACCCGCCTGGAGGTCGATGAAGTGACGGCGGCCCTGAATAGCCGCGGGTACCGGTCCGAGGCCATTCATGGGGGTATGAGCCAGGTGCAGCGGGATCGCGTCATGCAAGCATTTCGCTCAGGCCAGACCGAACTCCTTGTGGCGACCGACGTGGCGGCCCGCGGCTTGGATATTCCGTCCGTGTCGCATGTGATCAACTACGATCTGCCCTCCTCGCTGGAGGTGTACGTGCACCGTATCGGGCGCACAGGCCGGGCCGGACGGGAAGGTGCGGCCATGACCATCGTCGAGCCGCGTGAACAACGACTCTTGCGCGCGGTCGAGCAGCACACCAAGGCGCGCATTACGATCGCGGCCGTTCCGTCGCTCGGAGATCTTCTGGCCAAGCGGCTGGAACGCACGAAGTCGTCGATTCAAGAAACTCTGGAAGCGGGTGGACTCGAAGATTTTCGCCGTGTCGTGGACGCGTTGTCTGCGTCAGCCGATCCGGCGGATATCGCGGCGGCGGCTATCAAGTTGGTCTATCGGTCGCATGGCGGTGATCGGGAAGAAGAAGAGATTCCCGCCGTTCAGATGCGAGCGCCCGAGCCCTACCGGACGTCACGCCCGCCTTACGGTTCGGCTCCCCAGTCGGGGGATCGTGGGCGCGCGCCGCGAGGCGGGCCTGGTCGTGGCCGGGCAGCGGGAGCGGTGCGTGTGTATATCGGAGCCGGTCGAGCCATGGGAATCAGGCCGGGTGACCTGGTCGGCGCCATCGCCAATGAAGCCGGGGTACCCTCGCGTCTGATCGGGGCCATCGAAGTCGAAGAGCGGTTTTCCATCGTCGACGTGCAGGAAGAGGCGGCGCGACAGGTCATCGACGCCTTAAGCCGGACCAGGATCAAGGGCCAGAAGGTGGCCGTGCGGTTGTTTCGAGACTGA
- a CDS encoding inorganic pyrophosphatase, which produces MSKKEIDAARRLMSLMFKAHPWHGVSMGDQAPDLVTAYIEIVPSDTVKYEVDKATGFLKVDRPQRFSNFCPVYYGLIPQTFCGERVAKLFGARAGRPDMIGDGDPLDICVLTEKAIPHSDILLTARPIGGFSMADGGEADDKIIAVMRDDAVYGTLTDLKECPMTLLDRLQHYFLTYKQAPGSTAHNKVEITSMYGRDEAIKVIHASHDDYKEKFPELEFMWPAGMNS; this is translated from the coding sequence ATGAGCAAGAAGGAAATTGATGCGGCGCGGAGACTGATGAGCCTGATGTTCAAAGCGCATCCTTGGCACGGGGTGTCGATGGGAGACCAGGCTCCTGATCTGGTGACGGCCTATATCGAAATCGTGCCCAGCGATACGGTGAAATATGAGGTGGACAAGGCCACCGGCTTTCTCAAGGTCGACCGTCCTCAGCGGTTTTCAAACTTTTGTCCAGTCTACTACGGCCTCATCCCCCAAACCTTTTGCGGCGAGCGGGTGGCGAAACTGTTCGGCGCGCGCGCCGGTCGGCCGGACATGATCGGCGACGGCGATCCCCTCGATATCTGCGTGCTCACCGAGAAGGCGATTCCCCATAGTGATATTTTACTGACCGCCAGGCCGATCGGCGGGTTCAGCATGGCGGACGGCGGCGAGGCGGACGATAAGATCATCGCGGTCATGCGGGACGATGCCGTCTATGGGACGTTGACCGACCTCAAAGAATGTCCCATGACCCTCCTCGACCGGTTGCAGCATTATTTCCTGACCTATAAACAGGCGCCGGGTTCCACCGCACACAACAAGGTGGAGATTACGAGCATGTATGGCCGCGATGAAGCCATCAAAGTCATTCACGCCAGCCACGACGACTACAAAGAGAAGTTCCCCGAATTGGAATTTATGTGGCCCGCCGGCATGAACAGCTAG
- a CDS encoding CBS domain-containing protein has translation MSTRTVTVTMDDSLARARELFNEHHFHHLLVVQGVILLGIISDRDLLKAVSPHIGTLSETDRDRATLNKRAHQIMSRKLITVTADTTVEVAARLLLEHRVSCLPVVTTDGALEGIVTWRDLLRAYLQ, from the coding sequence ATGTCGACACGAACCGTGACCGTGACCATGGACGATTCCCTTGCTCGAGCCCGAGAACTGTTTAATGAACATCATTTCCATCACCTGCTGGTTGTGCAAGGCGTGATCTTGCTTGGCATCATTTCAGATCGCGACCTGCTAAAGGCCGTGAGCCCACACATCGGAACGCTCTCTGAAACCGATCGCGACCGGGCGACGTTGAACAAACGGGCCCATCAGATCATGAGCCGGAAATTAATCACGGTCACAGCCGACACGACCGTGGAGGTTGCGGCGCGACTGCTGCTTGAGCATCGCGTGTCCTGCCTCCCTGTCGTCACCACGGATGGGGCGCTCGAAGGCATCGTGACCTGGCGAGACCTGCTCCGCGCATACCTTCAATAG